From the Nitratidesulfovibrio sp. genome, one window contains:
- a CDS encoding PEP/pyruvate-binding domain-containing protein: MSGFFHTLGTLFRRQDAPAQGDGVPDAETERLRALYRERCSRFRLLLSANKSALEIMADMEEALRGVRPFGMTYVRGACTRACASVFQIVRHLNALSDDRWPDLETKFDEIRAGIEAVVAPHVRAGGGPLVLPIAETGVDLADQTGGKMANLGEIRRRLGIAVPDGFVVTATGYQRFMEAGGLQEEIDRRVQAADATRLDEVFALSASIQQLILAAPVPDDLSAAITAQVERLAGPLHFPHPGTGACTGAEVRFAVRSSAVGEDSLDASFAGQYRSELNVPPEDVLDTFKDIVASKYGVTAMTYRLARGIPDEDVPMCVGCLVMVDAVAGGVAYSRNPLDLRDNTVVINAVPGLPKAVVDGSFSPDVFVVSREVPMAVAQRQIAAKPQRFVRDPIEGVRLEDMPPDLVDAPCIDDARALEIAALAAGFEVFYGEPQDIEWAVCPEGVLTILQSRPLREARHDDLPEGECAPVAGGDGTDVAGTNAAFAADGTDVAGADTSAINPTEPGPLPGGYNCGESGPPVLLLGGTPVSPGAGAGLAHVVRKDMDLLSFPDGGVLVIERALPRWAPLLSRAAAVVAEAGGAAGHLASVAREYGVPALFGLPRAAELLEHAGIVTVDADNRRVHPGRIDDLLGHARRRNLMEGSPVHTALAEAARLVLPLNLLDPESPRFAPAHCRTLHDITRFCHEKSVEVLFGASDTTVPGAQRLGKQLRVNGTKLQYWLLDIDGGFRKPVPGPVVDLADIASAPMLALWDGMTAVPWAGPPATDARGFLSVMLESTVNPDLEPTAATTLANRNFLMISRDYCNLQARFGYHFCTVEAMAADNPHENYVTFQFKGGAASADRRALRARFVGEVLEARGFRADVKDDALFASLEGLPKDRILTLVRGVGYLLIHTRQIDMVAHNERVFGPIRDRIAADLARIAPVAG, translated from the coding sequence ATGAGCGGTTTTTTCCACACATTGGGTACGTTGTTCCGGCGTCAGGATGCACCTGCGCAGGGCGACGGCGTGCCCGACGCCGAAACCGAACGGCTGCGCGCGCTGTACCGCGAACGCTGCTCGCGGTTCCGGCTGCTGCTGTCCGCCAACAAGAGCGCCCTCGAGATCATGGCCGACATGGAAGAGGCCCTGCGCGGGGTGCGCCCCTTCGGCATGACCTACGTGCGCGGCGCCTGCACCCGCGCGTGCGCCAGCGTGTTCCAGATCGTGCGCCACCTCAACGCGCTGTCCGACGACCGCTGGCCCGACCTGGAAACGAAATTCGACGAAATCCGCGCGGGCATAGAGGCCGTGGTGGCCCCCCATGTGCGGGCGGGTGGCGGGCCGCTGGTGTTGCCCATTGCCGAAACCGGTGTGGACCTGGCCGACCAGACCGGCGGCAAGATGGCCAACCTGGGCGAAATCCGCCGCCGTCTCGGCATTGCCGTGCCCGACGGCTTCGTGGTCACGGCCACCGGCTACCAGCGTTTCATGGAGGCGGGCGGGCTACAGGAAGAGATCGACCGGCGGGTACAGGCGGCGGACGCCACCCGCCTGGACGAGGTGTTTGCCCTGTCCGCGTCCATCCAGCAGCTCATTCTGGCCGCGCCCGTGCCCGACGACCTGTCCGCCGCCATCACCGCGCAGGTGGAGCGTCTGGCCGGGCCGCTGCATTTCCCGCATCCGGGTACCGGAGCCTGCACGGGCGCCGAGGTCCGTTTTGCCGTGCGTTCCAGCGCGGTGGGCGAGGATTCGCTGGATGCCTCCTTTGCCGGGCAGTACCGCTCGGAACTCAACGTGCCGCCCGAAGACGTGCTGGATACCTTCAAGGACATCGTGGCCAGCAAGTACGGCGTCACCGCCATGACCTACCGCCTGGCGCGCGGCATTCCCGACGAGGACGTGCCCATGTGCGTGGGCTGCCTGGTCATGGTGGACGCGGTGGCGGGCGGCGTGGCCTACAGCCGCAACCCGCTGGACCTGCGCGACAACACCGTGGTCATCAACGCCGTGCCGGGCCTGCCCAAGGCCGTGGTGGACGGCAGCTTCAGCCCTGACGTGTTCGTGGTCTCGCGCGAGGTGCCCATGGCGGTGGCGCAGCGCCAGATAGCGGCCAAGCCCCAGCGCTTCGTGCGCGACCCCATCGAGGGCGTGCGGCTGGAGGACATGCCGCCGGACCTTGTGGACGCCCCGTGCATCGACGATGCGCGCGCGCTGGAAATCGCCGCGCTGGCCGCCGGGTTCGAGGTGTTCTACGGAGAGCCGCAGGACATCGAGTGGGCCGTGTGCCCCGAAGGCGTGCTGACCATCCTGCAAAGCCGCCCCCTGCGCGAGGCGCGCCACGACGACCTGCCCGAGGGCGAATGCGCGCCCGTGGCCGGAGGTGACGGAACGGACGTAGCTGGGACGAATGCCGCTTTCGCTGCTGACGGCACGGACGTGGCAGGGGCGGATACCTCCGCCATCAATCCCACCGAACCCGGTCCCCTGCCGGGCGGCTACAATTGCGGCGAATCCGGGCCGCCCGTGCTCCTGCTGGGGGGCACCCCGGTCAGCCCCGGCGCGGGCGCGGGCCTGGCCCACGTGGTGCGCAAGGACATGGACCTGCTGTCCTTCCCCGACGGCGGCGTGCTGGTCATCGAACGGGCCCTGCCGCGTTGGGCACCGCTGTTGTCCCGCGCTGCCGCCGTGGTGGCCGAGGCGGGCGGTGCCGCCGGGCATCTGGCCAGCGTGGCCCGCGAGTACGGCGTGCCCGCCCTGTTCGGGCTGCCCCGTGCGGCAGAGCTTCTGGAGCATGCGGGCATCGTCACCGTGGACGCGGACAACCGCCGCGTGCATCCCGGCCGCATCGACGACCTTCTGGGCCACGCCCGGCGCCGCAACCTGATGGAGGGTAGCCCCGTGCACACCGCGCTGGCCGAGGCCGCGCGGCTGGTGCTGCCCCTGAACCTGCTGGACCCGGAATCACCCCGGTTCGCCCCCGCCCACTGCCGCACCCTGCACGACATCACCCGCTTCTGCCACGAGAAGTCCGTGGAGGTACTGTTCGGCGCGTCCGATACCACGGTTCCCGGTGCCCAGCGTCTGGGCAAGCAACTGCGGGTCAACGGCACCAAGCTGCAATACTGGCTGCTGGACATCGACGGTGGCTTCCGCAAGCCCGTGCCCGGTCCCGTGGTGGATCTTGCCGACATCGCCTCCGCGCCCATGCTGGCCCTGTGGGACGGCATGACCGCCGTGCCCTGGGCCGGGCCGCCCGCCACCGACGCGCGCGGGTTCCTGTCCGTCATGCTGGAGTCCACCGTGAACCCGGACCTGGAACCCACCGCCGCCACCACTCTGGCCAACCGAAACTTTCTCATGATCTCGCGCGACTACTGCAATCTTCAGGCGCGCTTCGGCTACCATTTCTGCACCGTGGAAGCCATGGCCGCCGACAACCCGCACGAGAACTACGTGACCTTCCAGTTCAAGGGCGGGGCCGCCAGCGCCGACCGCCGCGCCCTGCGCGCCCGCTTCGTGGGCGAGGTGCTGGAAGCACGCGGCTTCCGCGCCGACGTCAAGGATGACGCCCTGTTCGCCTCGCTCGAAGGACTGCCCAAAGACCGCATCCTTACCCTGGTGCGCGGCGTGGGCTACCTGCTCATCCATACCCGCCAGATCGACATGGTGGCCCACAACGAACGCGTGTTCGGCCCCATCCGCGACCGCATCGCCGCCGACCTCGCCAGGATCGCCCCTGTAGCCGGGTAG
- a CDS encoding superoxide dismutase translates to MPSSFTRRCFMSLCASAAVVAAGTRLLGPTVAHAADAPDAFPMPPLPYPENGLEPAISARTISFHYGKHTAAYYGNMNKAVAGTPMATMKLEDLVKSVAGDPAKAGLFNNAAQSWNHTFYWAGMKPGGGGTPPAKVADALSAAFGSVDACITQLSDAAKTQFASGWAWLVKGRENGKDVLKVLKTGNADNPMTQGFTPILTIDVWEHAYYLDYQNKRPDYVQAFFDKLVNWDEVAKRL, encoded by the coding sequence ATGCCGTCCAGTTTCACCCGCCGCTGTTTCATGTCCCTGTGCGCCTCGGCAGCCGTCGTGGCCGCTGGCACCCGCCTGCTGGGCCCCACAGTGGCCCACGCCGCCGACGCCCCCGACGCCTTTCCCATGCCGCCGCTGCCCTACCCCGAAAACGGGCTGGAACCCGCCATCAGCGCGCGCACCATCTCGTTCCACTACGGCAAGCACACGGCAGCCTACTACGGCAACATGAACAAGGCCGTGGCAGGCACCCCCATGGCCACCATGAAACTTGAGGACCTGGTCAAATCCGTGGCGGGCGACCCGGCCAAGGCCGGGCTGTTCAACAATGCCGCCCAGTCCTGGAACCACACCTTCTACTGGGCAGGCATGAAGCCCGGCGGCGGCGGTACGCCCCCCGCCAAGGTGGCCGACGCCCTGTCCGCCGCCTTCGGCTCCGTGGACGCCTGCATCACCCAGCTTTCCGACGCCGCCAAAACCCAGTTCGCCAGCGGTTGGGCCTGGCTGGTCAAGGGCCGCGAAAACGGCAAGGACGTGCTGAAGGTGCTGAAGACCGGCAACGCCGACAACCCCATGACCCAAGGCTTCACCCCCATCCTCACCATCGACGTGTGGGAACACGCCTACTACCTGGACTACCAGAACAAGCGCCCCGACTATGTCCAGGCCTTCTTCGACAAGCTGGTGAACTGGGACGAAGTGGCCAAGCGGTTGTAG